The Pseudoalteromonas nigrifaciens genome segment TACTGATGGCGGAAGCTTTGATTATGCCGCAGATAGCAGCTCAAGTGGCTTTCGTATTTTTAATAATGGCTTAGTTGATATTACCGAAAAATTTAAACTAGATTACATGGTAATGTACGAAAAATCATCTGATTATCACACCCTAAAAAGTGTTGGTGTGCGCCCGCATTATTCAATATCGCCGCATTGGAGTGTGCTTGGTGAAGTGGGTTATAACGCTTATCAAACTAAAACAAACGGCATTGAAAATGATGAGCAAACACTCATGAAATATGCGCTAGCATTACAAGCAACAGCCGACTCTACCGAATATTGGTCGCGTCCATCGTTACGCTTTTACCTAAGTAACTTTGATTGGAACAAGGCTGCTGGGCAAGAGTCTGGGTTAAGTGTTGCAGGCAAAGAGGGCGACGAAAGTGCCTTAGTTGCAGGCGCTCAGGTTGAAATTTGGTTTTAATACGCAGTATTAATGTGCAATAAAAAATACAATAAAATAAGTTTCGTAGGCGCATTTAGTGCCTACGAAACGTCAATTAACCTCGCTGTAAAATTAATCTAAACCACCACTTAATGACTTTTCTTGGCAATGCTTGCTGGTGGTACGCCATAGGCGTGTTTAAATAAGCGGCTAAAATGGCTAGGGCAATTAAAACCCAGCTCATAACACGCTTGGCTAACCGTGCGCCCCTGCAACAATTTACTATAGGCTTTTTTAAGCCTAAGTTGCTGCTGCCACAGTGCCGGGCTAGTACCAAAGGCCAACTTAAATTGTTGATAAAACTTGCTGCGACTCATGCAGGCAATTTTACACAGCCTCTCTATATCCAATGCTTCATTTAAGTGCTCTTCTATGTATTGCAAAGCATTATTTACCGGTGTTTTAAACTGCGAATTATTGCCGTTTTTTAGTAATAAATCTCGACTTTGCTGCTGTAGCAAACGGGTAATAAGCTCGTTTAACGATAAGTCGATTAAATAACCTCGCTGCTCGTCGGGCTCACTAAATAAATGCACCATACGCGCTAAAAGTTGTTGGGTTTGGCTATTGTGCTGGCTATGTACCAGCTGCGGTGTATAGGCAAATAAGTCATCGCTGGCAAAGCGTTGCTCAATATTGAGTGCATTAGCCACCTGCGTTATTTTGTCTGTGCTTATTTCAATAGCAAGGCAGGTAGTAGGCGCGCTTAAAGATGCTTGTTCAAAGTCAATTAATACCCCTTGCTCTGGTGCTAATACAAAGGATTCGTGAGGTAAAAATGCCTTATGGTATTGGCAGCTCTCTACATGCATTACCTTTTTACCACTAAGCATGGCGCAAAAAAGTAATTCTTTTGAATGCAAAGCTACTTTTTGTGCATTTTGATAAGTATCGTAAATACTTAGCTCGCTATTATCGGCAGCAAAGGTCACTTTATTTTCAATTAGCACCTTTAATTGCTGGCGTTGCTTATTTAATTGCGGAGTATGCATTTTAATCCCTTTTAAATCTGG includes the following:
- a CDS encoding AraC family transcriptional regulator produces the protein MHTPQLNKQRQQLKVLIENKVTFAADNSELSIYDTYQNAQKVALHSKELLFCAMLSGKKVMHVESCQYHKAFLPHESFVLAPEQGVLIDFEQASLSAPTTCLAIEISTDKITQVANALNIEQRFASDDLFAYTPQLVHSQHNSQTQQLLARMVHLFSEPDEQRGYLIDLSLNELITRLLQQQSRDLLLKNGNNSQFKTPVNNALQYIEEHLNEALDIERLCKIACMSRSKFYQQFKLAFGTSPALWQQQLRLKKAYSKLLQGRTVSQACYELGFNCPSHFSRLFKHAYGVPPASIAKKSH